A single Comamonas sp. NLF-1-9 DNA region contains:
- the thpR gene encoding RNA 2',3'-cyclic phosphodiesterase translates to MPESEPAHESENAAAPRRLFTALYPDGAARAALVALRARWPGLPRRLRPPPEHLHLTLQFFGAVDARREAAWRAQLARLRFAPFDLELTRAELWHAPQGPLVVLRAAPSTALLGLHAATDALARAAGLTPEARAWKPHLTLLRDASGLTPARLAQPIRWRVQALALVWSELAARPPRYHTLAQFAAA, encoded by the coding sequence ATGCCAGAGTCCGAGCCCGCGCACGAATCCGAAAATGCCGCGGCCCCGCGGCGCCTGTTCACTGCGCTCTACCCCGACGGCGCTGCGCGCGCCGCCCTCGTGGCGCTGCGCGCACGCTGGCCGGGGCTGCCGCGGCGCCTGCGCCCGCCCCCCGAGCACTTGCATCTGACGCTGCAATTCTTTGGCGCCGTCGATGCGCGGCGCGAAGCCGCCTGGCGCGCGCAGCTTGCGCGCTTGCGCTTTGCGCCGTTCGATCTGGAACTGACGCGCGCCGAACTCTGGCATGCGCCCCAGGGCCCGCTCGTGGTGTTGCGCGCGGCGCCTTCGACCGCGCTGCTCGGGCTGCATGCGGCGACGGATGCGCTGGCGCGCGCGGCAGGACTCACCCCCGAAGCGCGCGCCTGGAAGCCGCACCTGACGCTGCTGCGCGATGCCAGCGGGCTCACGCCGGCGCGCCTGGCGCAGCCGATACGCTGGCGGGTGCAGGCGCTGGCGCTCGTCTGGTCCGAGTTGGCAGCGCGCCCGCCGCGCTACCACACGCTGGCGCAGTTCGCGGCGGCGTAG
- a CDS encoding DNA-binding transcriptional regulator, with amino-acid sequence MTTSKHDTLTGEALGLKLLQSVKQMRAGQGTVVHSPVTQVRAASGLSQARFAQLMGVSVRTLQEWEQGRRQPSGAAQTLLMVAQRRPEVLRELAM; translated from the coding sequence ATGACGACGAGCAAGCATGACACCCTCACGGGCGAGGCATTGGGGCTGAAGCTGTTGCAATCGGTCAAGCAGATGCGTGCCGGGCAAGGCACGGTAGTGCACTCGCCGGTCACCCAGGTACGTGCGGCGTCGGGTCTTTCGCAAGCGCGGTTCGCCCAGCTCATGGGCGTTTCCGTGCGTACCTTGCAAGAGTGGGAGCAGGGCCGACGCCAGCCCAGCGGCGCCGCGCAAACCTTGTTGATGGTGGCGCAGCGCCGCCCTGAAGTACTGCGCGAGCTCGCCATGTGA
- a CDS encoding damage-inducible protein D: MSFDLDHFESVARQNGVRYWYAHEFMRELGYESWQAFHGVILKAQASCARLEMDTFSEFIPDTYVADDGAEVRTVKLTRFGCLLVALHADDRKQEVAAAKAALASIADQLIAAQLSQNDLGRIETRDDLKAAELALSSAAKRAGVQNHEHAFFKDAGIRGMYNRSLQELKRLRGLGERDVPYDFMGLTELAGNLFRVTQTAERLKQTPNVGLRNAQRTAHAVGTEVRSMMVQNSGVPPEALPVETNIGDVKRQLRSTAKQMKKLDAPKKTRYARKKS; encoded by the coding sequence ATGTCATTCGACCTTGATCATTTCGAGAGCGTGGCACGTCAAAACGGTGTGCGCTACTGGTATGCGCACGAATTCATGCGCGAGCTTGGCTATGAGTCGTGGCAGGCGTTTCATGGAGTGATCCTGAAAGCGCAGGCCAGTTGCGCGCGCTTGGAGATGGATACATTCTCGGAGTTCATTCCCGACACCTACGTGGCCGACGATGGTGCTGAGGTGCGCACGGTCAAGCTCACGCGTTTTGGCTGCCTGCTGGTGGCGTTGCATGCCGACGATCGCAAGCAGGAGGTAGCAGCGGCGAAGGCGGCGCTGGCTTCGATTGCCGATCAACTGATCGCGGCGCAGTTGTCGCAAAATGATCTGGGGCGAATTGAAACGCGAGACGATCTGAAGGCAGCGGAGCTGGCGCTGAGTTCCGCAGCCAAGCGAGCGGGGGTGCAAAACCATGAGCACGCGTTTTTCAAAGACGCGGGAATTCGCGGAATGTACAACCGCAGTTTGCAAGAACTCAAGCGTTTGCGCGGCTTGGGCGAGCGTGATGTGCCGTACGACTTCATGGGACTGACGGAGTTGGCGGGTAATTTGTTTCGCGTGACGCAGACGGCCGAACGCCTGAAGCAAACTCCCAATGTGGGACTGCGCAATGCACAGCGTACGGCGCACGCCGTAGGCACGGAAGTACGCTCGATGATGGTGCAAAACAGCGGGGTGCCACCGGAAGCGTTGCCGGTGGAAACCAACATAGGCGATGTCAAGCGACAGTTGCGCAGCACGGCCAAACAGATGAAGAAACTGGACGCCCCAAAAAAGACTCGATACGCGCGCAAGAAGTCTTGA
- a CDS encoding ArsR family transcriptional regulator, whose product MKTPTFDEHVAAERRLAILQVLEGSTGYQANEFTLAAVLEDLAHTVSQARLRADLARLEDLGLLQVDSVGGVAIARLRQDGLDAAQGKSTVPGVKRPRPQ is encoded by the coding sequence ATGAAGACACCCACTTTTGACGAACACGTGGCCGCTGAGCGGCGCCTGGCCATTTTGCAGGTGCTCGAGGGCAGCACCGGCTACCAGGCCAACGAATTCACGCTGGCTGCGGTGCTGGAAGACCTGGCGCACACGGTGAGTCAGGCACGCCTGCGCGCGGACTTGGCACGCCTTGAAGACTTGGGCTTGCTGCAGGTGGACAGCGTGGGCGGCGTGGCCATTGCCCGCCTGCGCCAGGACGGGCTGGATGCAGCCCAAGGCAAGAGCACGGTGCCGGGCGTCAAGCGCCCGCGCCCGCAATAA
- a CDS encoding transglycosylase SLT domain-containing protein yields MMGWPQWTLLFLLLVSLLLAANQHGKPQGKTSFPARLVAFLIQISLLWAGGFFQPAHAQVPPEASRYRLQLLRAAHGQWGLDAPVAALAAQVHQESAWRPDAVSRAGARGLAQFMPATSTWWCQRTGTAPADCLPHNPAWALRAMVGYDKFLHDRVPARFGAFDRLWLALRGYNGGEAHWRAEGATTGLQEPTRTQIDAACGQARRAALHCRENLQYPARILQQLQPRYATWGPMVTEAAR; encoded by the coding sequence ATGATGGGCTGGCCGCAATGGACGCTGCTGTTTCTGCTGCTGGTGAGCTTGTTGTTGGCGGCCAACCAACATGGCAAGCCCCAGGGGAAAACCAGTTTTCCTGCCCGATTGGTGGCCTTTTTAATTCAGATATCGCTGCTGTGGGCGGGGGGATTTTTCCAGCCCGCGCACGCCCAGGTGCCGCCCGAGGCGAGCCGCTACCGCCTGCAACTGCTGCGGGCTGCGCACGGGCAATGGGGGCTGGATGCGCCTGTGGCGGCGCTGGCCGCGCAGGTGCATCAGGAGAGCGCCTGGCGGCCCGACGCGGTGAGCCGCGCAGGTGCACGTGGCCTGGCGCAGTTCATGCCCGCCACAAGCACCTGGTGGTGCCAACGCACGGGCACCGCACCCGCCGATTGCCTTCCGCACAACCCGGCCTGGGCGCTGCGCGCGATGGTGGGCTACGACAAGTTCTTGCATGACCGGGTACCGGCGCGCTTTGGCGCGTTTGACCGGCTGTGGCTGGCGCTGCGCGGCTACAACGGGGGCGAGGCGCATTGGCGCGCCGAAGGTGCGACCACGGGGTTGCAAGAGCCCACGCGCACGCAGATTGATGCGGCCTGCGGGCAGGCGCGGCGCGCGGCGCTGCACTGCCGCGAAAACCTGCAGTACCCGGCGCGCATCTTGCAGCAGTTGCAACCACGTTACGCCACGTGGGGCCCGATGGTGACGGAGGCGGCGCGATGA
- a CDS encoding DUF6731 family protein — MARTVTINLFDVTRGTKTQALAQTLQEYAALSIEQRLRDDVRLDQVQQIKADAVLKHEAFHLDFAKARPTGPGRMPPSRPVADVGLEHDELFGEETAALYLPHKNWLLTLHNQYGVGPARMASYFNALDPGSAERHFDYEIRPRIDQHALQRMKSMNGFSHVDVIASVGAFEDLTDDVSESVWQAAESVRAMRVQLRLSANPAHQRGRKLNMRAVREFIQGLLSRDDGVDKIELKSADEQLDQNDRLIDLIEQKIRLRYPATQLDVLNLRYTHDSKIALLRRACSHWLQRLE; from the coding sequence GTGGCACGCACGGTAACCATCAACTTGTTCGACGTGACCCGAGGCACCAAAACGCAGGCGCTGGCGCAGACGCTGCAGGAATACGCGGCGCTGTCGATCGAGCAGCGCCTGCGCGACGATGTGCGCCTTGACCAAGTGCAGCAGATAAAGGCGGATGCAGTGCTGAAACACGAGGCGTTTCATCTGGACTTCGCCAAGGCGCGTCCCACTGGTCCGGGCCGCATGCCACCATCGCGCCCCGTGGCTGACGTGGGGCTGGAGCATGACGAACTTTTTGGAGAGGAAACGGCGGCGCTGTATTTGCCGCACAAGAACTGGTTGCTGACGCTACACAACCAGTATGGCGTCGGCCCGGCGCGCATGGCGAGCTACTTCAATGCGCTCGATCCGGGTAGCGCCGAACGGCATTTTGACTACGAAATACGTCCGCGGATTGATCAGCATGCGCTGCAGCGAATGAAATCCATGAACGGGTTTTCGCATGTGGACGTGATCGCCAGCGTGGGGGCGTTTGAGGATCTTACGGATGACGTGAGCGAATCGGTTTGGCAAGCTGCGGAATCAGTGCGGGCCATGCGTGTGCAGTTGCGTCTGTCAGCAAACCCGGCGCATCAGCGTGGGCGCAAGTTGAATATGAGGGCGGTGCGCGAGTTCATTCAAGGACTTCTCAGCCGTGACGATGGGGTCGACAAGATCGAGCTCAAGAGCGCCGACGAGCAACTCGATCAGAACGACCGGTTGATCGATTTGATTGAACAAAAAATACGTCTGCGTTACCCTGCCACGCAACTCGATGTGCTCAACCTCCGCTACACACATGATTCCAAGATCGCCCTCTTGCGCCGCGCCTGCAGCCACTGGCTGCAGAGGCTGGAGTAG
- a CDS encoding DUF935 domain-containing protein, whose amino-acid sequence MATKPPAPSSAQAARIERPPLDSETATRQKDPWAHGFMGVVPTNDPLLLERGDPGSLAFELYRDLRRDGKVFSGLQKRKLAVVGQAWSVSPLVDTPEGARDAKLVTDILGSFAFDRLCSSLLNALLVGWQPAEIVWTLRELPMAGGGTRQMVVPDRVPARAHRRFVYRDGKEGEPPELRLLTRDALQEGVPVHARKFIVHVVDAEDGNPYGTGLGLQLYWPVFFKRKGVLAWAKLCDRFGTPTPWGKYPREASAREKGTLFEALRALSNDGFMMTPEGTMIELLESRLSSSGQTPNQSMVEYMDDWIAEVLLGQPPRNGGGGALAAAASEREQVRIELSQADSDLLSETLNRTLLQWICELNGLQPCTVSRTIKKEEDKKAQSETDVNVASMGFKPTLDAVRERYGEGWKEADAPANPPESAPGKPVVDNANPAFAEGDANAGPDAMQQLIDAELAQWEPLLEPMVAPVQALLDAAAREGLSAQQVLDRLPQALARMDADPLAQALTRTAFAARLGTASGLPLD is encoded by the coding sequence ATGGCCACCAAGCCCCCAGCCCCGTCATCGGCACAAGCTGCCCGCATCGAGCGCCCGCCGCTCGACAGCGAAACCGCCACGCGCCAGAAAGACCCCTGGGCCCATGGCTTCATGGGCGTAGTGCCCACCAATGACCCGCTGCTGCTGGAGCGCGGCGACCCCGGCTCGCTGGCGTTTGAGCTCTATCGCGACCTGCGCCGCGACGGCAAGGTGTTTTCCGGCTTGCAAAAACGCAAGCTGGCGGTGGTGGGCCAGGCCTGGAGCGTGTCGCCCCTGGTGGATACCCCCGAGGGCGCGCGCGATGCCAAGCTGGTCACCGACATCCTGGGTAGTTTCGCGTTTGATCGCCTGTGCTCCAGCCTGCTCAATGCGCTGCTGGTGGGCTGGCAGCCCGCCGAGATCGTCTGGACGCTGCGCGAGCTGCCTATGGCGGGTGGCGGCACGCGCCAGATGGTGGTGCCCGACCGAGTGCCTGCGCGCGCGCACCGGCGCTTTGTCTACCGCGACGGCAAGGAGGGCGAGCCGCCCGAGCTGCGCCTGCTCACCCGTGACGCGCTGCAGGAAGGCGTGCCGGTGCATGCGCGCAAATTCATCGTGCACGTGGTGGACGCCGAGGACGGCAACCCCTACGGCACGGGCCTGGGCCTGCAGCTGTACTGGCCGGTGTTCTTCAAGCGCAAGGGGGTGCTGGCCTGGGCCAAGCTGTGCGACCGCTTCGGCACGCCCACGCCGTGGGGCAAATACCCGCGCGAGGCCAGCGCACGCGAGAAGGGCACGCTGTTTGAGGCGCTGCGCGCGCTGTCCAACGACGGCTTCATGATGACGCCCGAGGGCACCATGATCGAGCTGCTGGAGTCGCGCCTGTCCAGCAGCGGGCAGACGCCCAACCAGTCGATGGTCGAATACATGGACGACTGGATTGCCGAGGTGCTGCTGGGCCAGCCGCCGCGCAATGGCGGCGGTGGCGCGCTGGCGGCGGCGGCAAGCGAGCGCGAGCAGGTGCGCATCGAGCTCAGCCAGGCCGACAGCGACCTGCTGAGCGAGACGCTCAACCGCACCCTGCTGCAATGGATCTGCGAGCTGAACGGTTTGCAGCCGTGCACCGTCTCGCGCACCATCAAGAAGGAAGAAGACAAGAAGGCACAAAGCGAGACCGACGTGAATGTGGCCAGCATGGGCTTCAAACCCACGCTGGATGCGGTGCGCGAGCGCTATGGCGAAGGGTGGAAAGAAGCCGATGCGCCTGCAAATCCCCCGGAGTCAGCCCCCGGGAAACCTGTTGTTGACAACGCAAACCCAGCCTTTGCCGAAGGCGATGCAAACGCCGGACCGGACGCGATGCAGCAGCTCATCGACGCCGAGCTGGCCCAATGGGAGCCGCTGCTCGAACCCATGGTGGCGCCGGTGCAGGCGCTGCTGGATGCCGCCGCGCGCGAAGGCTTGAGCGCCCAGCAGGTGCTCGACCGCCTGCCGCAGGCGCTGGCGCGCATGGATGCCGACCCGCTGGCCCAGGCGCTCACGCGCACGGCCTTCGCCGCCCGTCTGGGTACGGCCAGCGGCCTGCCGCTGGATTGA
- a CDS encoding PBECR2 nuclease fold domain-containing protein: protein MSAATDFAMLQRLPPAGAIAYLQGRKDLTVTHSWQDLWHEEHARQFTISRLTRLDLLQAIRESLEKSVNGELTRADWMRDTRKLLQNAGWWGTKEVIDPATGKTVSTTFDNQRLSLIFDTNTRQAAAAGQWERVQATRKTHPFLRYITKDDERVRPAHRAWHNLTLPVDDAFWLMHWPPNGWRCRCRVVSMNRRDYAAGRAPDGSPLNTTAPPFETIAHINRRTGEITQTPVGVDPGFGYNAGVARQQALEAVEQAKLKAAAADLAAAARKEGLQPPQVAREKPDQPTWKTLDLPDLRELQPRAQAPELLAAAESIEDAVSLLRGTLGVPVGAARSVHTPVGDVTIMDELLRHVVDKRQNARERYANFVLPTLMRPDEVWRTAYDNGTTRKRFIKLFSGSKYDIIVIVEEMPDGDVLWNIINRERGKMNTMRIGELAYQAKE from the coding sequence ATGTCCGCCGCTACCGACTTCGCCATGCTGCAGCGCCTGCCGCCGGCGGGCGCCATTGCCTACCTGCAGGGCCGCAAGGACCTCACCGTCACGCACAGCTGGCAAGACCTGTGGCACGAGGAGCACGCTCGGCAGTTCACCATCAGCCGCCTCACCCGGCTGGATTTGCTGCAGGCCATTCGGGAATCGCTGGAAAAGTCCGTCAACGGTGAGCTCACCCGCGCCGACTGGATGCGCGACACCCGCAAGCTGCTGCAGAACGCCGGCTGGTGGGGCACCAAGGAGGTAATCGACCCGGCCACCGGCAAGACCGTCAGCACCACCTTCGACAACCAGCGGCTCAGCCTGATCTTTGACACCAACACCCGCCAGGCGGCGGCCGCCGGCCAGTGGGAACGTGTGCAGGCCACCCGGAAAACCCACCCGTTCCTGCGCTACATCACCAAGGACGACGAGCGCGTGCGCCCCGCGCACCGCGCCTGGCACAACCTGACGCTGCCCGTCGATGATGCGTTCTGGCTAATGCACTGGCCGCCCAACGGCTGGCGCTGCCGCTGCCGGGTGGTGTCCATGAACCGGCGCGACTACGCAGCGGGCCGGGCGCCCGACGGTTCGCCGCTGAACACCACCGCGCCCCCGTTCGAGACCATCGCCCACATCAACCGGCGCACCGGCGAGATCACGCAGACGCCCGTCGGTGTGGACCCGGGCTTTGGCTACAACGCCGGCGTGGCGCGCCAGCAGGCGCTGGAAGCCGTCGAGCAGGCCAAGCTCAAGGCCGCTGCGGCCGATCTGGCCGCCGCTGCGCGCAAAGAGGGGCTGCAGCCGCCCCAGGTCGCACGAGAAAAGCCCGACCAGCCGACCTGGAAGACGCTGGACCTGCCCGACCTGCGCGAGCTGCAGCCGCGTGCGCAGGCGCCGGAGCTGCTCGCCGCCGCCGAATCGATTGAAGACGCCGTGTCGCTGCTGCGCGGCACCCTGGGCGTCCCGGTAGGTGCTGCCCGCAGCGTGCACACCCCGGTCGGTGATGTGACCATCATGGACGAGCTCTTGCGTCACGTCGTGGATAAACGGCAGAACGCGCGCGAGCGCTATGCGAACTTCGTGCTACCCACGCTCATGCGACCAGACGAGGTGTGGCGCACCGCCTATGACAACGGCACCACACGCAAACGTTTCATCAAGCTGTTTTCAGGGTCGAAATACGACATCATCGTCATCGTCGAGGAAATGCCCGACGGCGATGTGCTCTGGAACATCATCAACCGCGAGCGCGGAAAGATGAACACGATGCGGATCGGTGAACTGGCCTACCAAGCAAAGGAATGA
- a CDS encoding DUF4124 domain-containing protein, giving the protein MRFAVLLFLGCAALASANAWAINKCTGPDGKVVFQDLPCAGQGEQMLIKIAKEATWHAR; this is encoded by the coding sequence ATGCGATTTGCCGTTTTGCTTTTTCTGGGCTGCGCGGCCCTTGCCAGCGCCAACGCCTGGGCCATCAACAAGTGCACGGGACCGGACGGCAAGGTAGTGTTTCAGGACTTGCCGTGCGCTGGGCAAGGCGAGCAGATGTTAATCAAAATTGCAAAGGAGGCAACGTGGCACGCACGGTAA
- a CDS encoding S24 family peptidase: MNGWVLVKWIMVEQFHHRQGVGVKNSPLVEIKLRLGVTQERLAEAMGVNLDRVKSLMGGKAQHLRPPEIAGLVNEFHLNPDYFLNPEEPMFGSGSRPDEPDAAHAQAARVSDLVDLLPFDAGSRSRIKAAMRGDSAEDLKTLAQALAGRHPSAAEARPGYSINTWSEFVQVPRYDIRASAGAGALVDQENVLDYMAFRVDWLHNVLGLNAKRLALIDVDGDSMAPTLTHGDMILVDTAEGNGVRDGIHVINLCGRLLVKRLRPRLDRSIEVISDNVHYGSELVPATQLEQLKVVGRVVWQGRRV; encoded by the coding sequence ATGAATGGTTGGGTTTTGGTGAAGTGGATTATGGTGGAACAATTCCACCATCGTCAAGGGGTAGGCGTGAAAAATTCACCTTTGGTGGAAATCAAACTCCGGCTTGGGGTGACACAGGAGCGCCTGGCTGAGGCAATGGGCGTGAACCTGGACCGTGTCAAGAGCCTTATGGGAGGAAAGGCCCAGCACCTGCGCCCCCCCGAGATCGCAGGATTGGTGAATGAATTTCACCTTAATCCGGACTACTTTTTGAATCCTGAGGAACCAATGTTCGGTAGCGGCTCAAGACCCGATGAGCCCGATGCCGCACACGCCCAGGCGGCTCGGGTTTCTGACTTGGTGGATTTACTGCCTTTTGATGCAGGCAGCCGCTCGCGCATCAAGGCGGCAATGCGGGGCGATTCGGCAGAAGATCTGAAGACTCTCGCGCAAGCCCTTGCCGGCAGGCACCCCAGCGCCGCCGAGGCCAGGCCAGGCTATTCGATCAATACATGGTCTGAGTTCGTGCAGGTTCCGCGCTATGACATTCGCGCAAGTGCCGGCGCAGGTGCACTGGTGGACCAGGAGAACGTGCTTGATTACATGGCGTTTCGGGTTGACTGGCTGCACAACGTCCTGGGGCTCAACGCCAAACGACTGGCGCTGATCGACGTCGATGGTGACAGCATGGCGCCCACGCTGACGCATGGCGACATGATTCTTGTGGACACAGCTGAAGGCAACGGCGTGCGCGACGGCATCCACGTGATCAACCTGTGTGGGCGCCTGCTCGTCAAGCGATTGCGCCCTCGGTTGGACAGATCGATTGAGGTGATCAGCGACAACGTGCACTACGGCTCCGAGCTGGTGCCCGCAACACAGCTGGAGCAATTGAAGGTCGTGGGCCGCGTGGTCTGGCAAGGCAGGCGGGTGTGA
- a CDS encoding phage virion morphogenesis protein gives MLTIDVKDSGFRQYLADLQARLGDLTGAMQAIGQEMENRIKARFETETDPDGEKWEKWSDYYAEHYPKDGNHRILDRYSPGAASLLGSLNWDADTTSVLVGFGQHYATFHEFGTWKMPRRGLLFQDPESGRLAPADEQAVIDILQDWLLPD, from the coding sequence ATGCTGACCATCGACGTAAAAGACAGCGGCTTTCGCCAGTACCTGGCCGACCTGCAGGCCCGGCTGGGCGACCTCACCGGCGCCATGCAGGCCATCGGCCAGGAAATGGAGAACCGCATCAAGGCCCGCTTCGAGACCGAGACCGACCCTGACGGCGAAAAATGGGAAAAATGGTCAGACTATTACGCCGAACATTACCCGAAAGACGGCAACCATCGCATCCTCGACCGTTACAGCCCAGGTGCCGCCAGCTTGCTCGGAAGCCTCAACTGGGATGCCGATACCACCAGCGTCCTCGTCGGCTTCGGCCAGCACTACGCCACCTTCCATGAGTTCGGCACTTGGAAGATGCCCCGCCGCGGCCTGCTCTTTCAAGACCCCGAATCCGGCCGCCTCGCTCCCGCCGACGAACAGGCCGTCATCGACATCTTGCAGGACTGGTTGCTGCCCGACTGA
- a CDS encoding DUF4124 domain-containing protein, with protein MFAFMLLASPTWAISKCTGPDGKVVFQDRPCDGQGEEIVVRPASGPERAAVPPAATSEPAAAAAAPAPAPVPVAAPTAPPPPAAPAVSRVDQFAQRCLDWYKPLLRDPAHAYFTEPKFADRRVLRMLLHATNGFGGVVVRQAACDFDNGKLDENWTKIQAKRLEWVVD; from the coding sequence ATGTTTGCCTTCATGCTGCTAGCCTCTCCCACTTGGGCCATCAGCAAGTGCACCGGGCCGGATGGCAAGGTGGTGTTTCAAGACCGCCCCTGCGACGGGCAAGGCGAGGAGATCGTGGTGCGCCCGGCCAGCGGACCTGAACGGGCCGCTGTACCTCCTGCGGCAACATCAGAGCCTGCGGCCGCGGCCGCGGCGCCAGCGCCGGCGCCCGTCCCGGTAGCCGCGCCGACGGCACCGCCGCCACCTGCGGCCCCCGCGGTCTCACGCGTCGACCAGTTCGCCCAGCGCTGTCTGGACTGGTACAAGCCGCTGCTGCGTGACCCGGCACACGCCTATTTCACCGAACCGAAGTTTGCTGATCGCCGCGTGCTGCGCATGCTGCTGCACGCCACCAATGGCTTTGGCGGCGTGGTCGTGCGCCAGGCCGCCTGTGATTTTGACAACGGCAAGCTCGACGAGAACTGGACCAAGATTCAGGCTAAACGGCTGGAGTGGGTGGTGGATTGA
- a CDS encoding putative holin has protein sequence MQKLFDLARRAVRVRMADWILAALVLLVLVLAMAPQQLPVTLYKLCLVALAALSGWWIDRSLFPYARPERFLEPLREQSDKPLGDTAFGDLAGALYFSEGTAQGLSAQDAALLGRAAMLRRALIVAAAMLAVGLGA, from the coding sequence ATGCAAAAGCTGTTTGATCTGGCACGCCGCGCTGTGCGCGTTCGCATGGCGGACTGGATACTTGCTGCCTTGGTGTTGCTTGTGCTGGTGCTGGCCATGGCGCCGCAGCAGTTGCCGGTGACGCTGTACAAGCTGTGCCTGGTGGCGCTGGCGGCGCTGAGCGGCTGGTGGATAGACCGCAGCCTGTTCCCTTACGCACGGCCGGAGCGGTTTCTGGAGCCGCTGCGCGAGCAATCGGACAAGCCCTTGGGTGACACCGCCTTCGGCGACCTGGCCGGTGCGCTGTATTTTTCTGAAGGCACGGCGCAAGGCCTGAGTGCCCAGGATGCGGCGCTGCTGGGCCGCGCGGCGATGCTGCGCCGGGCGCTGATCGTTGCAGCGGCAATGCTGGCGGTGGGGCTGGGGGCGTGA
- a CDS encoding type II toxin-antitoxin system RelE/ParE family toxin — translation MYTIIETPLFSADAKDIWSEEERGDFCAWLAANPQAGDVIPGSGGCRKVRWARPGAGKRPGVRVIYFNRLENGVIHLLVIYAKAVRGNIPAHLLKAIRHEIEHDDEQA, via the coding sequence ATGTACACCATCATCGAAACACCGCTCTTCAGCGCTGATGCGAAAGACATCTGGTCTGAAGAGGAACGCGGCGATTTCTGTGCTTGGCTGGCCGCCAACCCGCAAGCCGGAGACGTGATTCCCGGCTCGGGTGGTTGCCGCAAGGTGCGGTGGGCGCGTCCTGGTGCAGGCAAGCGGCCCGGGGTGAGGGTGATCTACTTCAACCGGCTGGAAAACGGCGTGATTCATCTGTTGGTGATTTACGCCAAGGCGGTGCGCGGCAATATTCCGGCGCATTTGCTCAAGGCCATCAGACACGAGATCGAGCATGACGACGAGCAAGCATGA
- a CDS encoding phage protein Gp27 family protein, translating to MARRSTVATLPRALLERCNALIRDGHTIEEILVALQGLGAQVSRSAVGRYVKSAREVMEKHRQAQDVARVWVDKLEAEPAGDVARLLPEMLRVVAFQSLTTMGEADKPAKPMDVMLLAKALKDIAGTTKANLDIEKQLRAMRAELKTVAVEVEGAVRQAGLSEETVGQIKARILGVGERT from the coding sequence ATGGCCCGCCGCTCCACCGTCGCCACGCTGCCACGCGCACTGCTCGAACGCTGCAACGCGCTGATCCGCGACGGCCACACGATCGAGGAGATTCTGGTGGCGCTGCAGGGCCTGGGCGCGCAGGTGTCGCGCTCGGCCGTGGGCCGCTATGTGAAGAGCGCGCGCGAGGTCATGGAAAAGCACCGCCAGGCGCAGGATGTGGCGCGGGTGTGGGTGGACAAGCTGGAGGCCGAGCCCGCGGGCGACGTGGCCCGCCTGCTGCCCGAGATGCTGCGCGTGGTGGCCTTCCAGAGCCTGACGACGATGGGCGAGGCCGACAAGCCCGCCAAGCCGATGGACGTGATGCTGCTGGCCAAGGCGCTCAAGGACATCGCGGGCACGACGAAGGCGAACCTGGATATCGAAAAACAGCTTCGCGCGATGCGCGCCGAGCTCAAGACGGTAGCCGTGGAGGTGGAAGGCGCGGTGCGCCAGGCGGGCCTGTCGGAGGAGACGGTGGGGCAGATCAAGGCGCGCATTCTGGGCGTTGGGGAGCGCACGTGA